The stretch of DNA CGTCACCTTCTCAGGCAATGGCACAAATGGCTATGCCATGAAAGATCACTCTATCAATCTCCACAATACCGGTGGGGTTGGCGGGAAAGGCAATATTTCTCTGGATAAGGGTGCTAAACTCGAAAATGTAAGCTTTAGTTCGAATCTAAACACTACTATTTCTCTGGACAACGGCTCTGTTTGGAAAGACAATCTCACCAATTCCGGCTTAACCCTCAGAGTTTCTAATCATTCTACTATCGGAGATATTGGAGGGGACAGCAATGTCCAAGCTACTCTGAGTGATTCTAATGTAGGGAATATCACCAATACCAACAGAAGTACAAGAATTACTTTTGCCACTGCTCCCTCCGGTGTTGTATCAAGCAGCTCGGATTCTTCTGTCCCGGCTACTCCAAGCAAAATCTCCATAGGGAATATCTCCATCAATGGAATTGTAACAGGGAATATTGCCAATGCTTCGAGTATCGGGGATATTACCTTTGATAATGCAAATGATAACCTCAGTATTACCAATACCGATAAAATTGGTGCCGTTACTGTCAAAAAAGGAACTCTTAAATTAGATACAAGCGGGACAGTAGCCGGCAACACGATCAAGACTGCTGGTGGGGGAGTTATCAATGCTAATTTTAAATCCAACTCTACCATTACCGGACAATTACGCACAGAAGGCGGGAATCTTACAAGTACTTTGGATAGCTCTGTTTTGAAAGGAGATGTTGCAAACTCATGGGGAAATAATAGCGCTACTTTTAGCAATAACTCCACACTTAATGGAAATGCAGTTTCTGATGCAGGCACGCTTAACCTTAATTTTGATAGTTCTAAAATGACCGGGAGTATCATCGTCAATGGAGTCACTATCTCTACCATCAAGGCAGATAAAAGTGAAATTGGCGGGAATATCACAGGAGGTAAGGATACCGTTATCAACCTTACTCTTGGCAATGACTCTGTACTCAAAGGTAATATTGGCAATATCGACACTGATGACAATACCGGCAAACTCATCGCTTCTATCACAAAATCTTCTATAGCTAACATCAAAAATTCCAACAAAGATTCTACCCTCAGTTTTACTGATATGACAGGAAAAAGCGTAGGGAATATTGATTTTGCAGGAAAATTCGAAGGAGGGACTTTTGATAATAGCCAAATCCAAAAACTTACCCTCAATGGAGAGAGTTCAAAAGCTACCTTCAAAAACAAATCCACAGTAGGGGATCTCAGCACTTCTAACGGTGCCGGCACTTTTAATCTGGAGAATTCAAGTATAGGAAACATCACTTCAGGGGGAAGCGCAACTTTAAAACTCTCTCTCACCGCCCAATCAAACACAAAGAATATCACCATTACAGGAGGGGAAGCAGAAGTAACCCTTCAAGAAGGTTCTTTAGTTCTGGGGGGTATCTCTGTGAGTGGGGGGAGCGGGAGTTTTGCTTTCAGTTCAAATACCGACTCTATTAACTTGAGTGATATAACTGCTTATTTGGCAAGCAAAAACACTCTCACTGAAGATACAACTTCTGTGAGTGAGGATTCTCATGAAGATGCAAGCCCATCCCTAAGCGCAAGTATTCTCAGGGGGGCTGAGGAGAGCAGTTCTTCATCAGGAGTTGTTTCTTCCCCAACCTCACCTTCAGGATCAACAGAAGTCTCTCCAACTCCAAATATGGATTCTGTCCTTGCCGCTCTCAAACCTCAAGATATCCTTGCTTATCTCTCTGCTTCCGGTATTTCTGCTTATGGAGGTCCTATTAGTGTGAGTAATGGAGGCAAACATCATACAGATTTCAAAGATTCTCTTTATCTGGGGGGAAATATCAGCAACTCTGATGCCTCATTAGATATTACCCTCTCTTTTTCGGATGAATTCATCAACAAACTCAAAGCAAATACTTTCACCAAAGCCCTTCTTTATGATGGCAAAGGTCCGGAGTTTTCCGTAAGCACACAAGGAGAGAATGCTACAAGTAATATTGCTTTGGCGGGGAATATCAAAGGGATTGCCCATATTGAGTATCAAGGAGGGCATACCAATCTTATTTTTGCCGATAGTATCGCTAAAAATTCCGATGGTTCCGCTGCTGTTTTTAAAGGAGGGGAGAATACTTCTTTGAATGCTGCTGATTTCAATATTACCAATGGGGTCAAAGTCAATGGTTATACTTATACGGATGGGATTTTGGTGCGTTTAGATGCTCTTGGGGCTGAACATATCCTCAAACCTTACCGCAATCTCTTCCCCACCAATACCCTCACCTTCCATATTGATAAAATCACTGACCCCAATGTCTATAGTGCGACTATTTCCGGGATCATGGTAGGGAGTGTGGATTCTCTGGTTTCCGGATCTACAGCCGATGGGAGCACTTCAAAATCCTATCAAGCTGTTTTTGAACCTGATGCTGCCTTTATAGGCAAACTCAACATTACA from Helicobacter sp. 11S03491-1 encodes:
- a CDS encoding autotransporter outer membrane beta-barrel domain-containing protein; translated protein: VTFSGNGTNGYAMKDHSINLHNTGGVGGKGNISLDKGAKLENVSFSSNLNTTISLDNGSVWKDNLTNSGLTLRVSNHSTIGDIGGDSNVQATLSDSNVGNITNTNRSTRITFATAPSGVVSSSSDSSVPATPSKISIGNISINGIVTGNIANASSIGDITFDNANDNLSITNTDKIGAVTVKKGTLKLDTSGTVAGNTIKTAGGGVINANFKSNSTITGQLRTEGGNLTSTLDSSVLKGDVANSWGNNSATFSNNSTLNGNAVSDAGTLNLNFDSSKMTGSIIVNGVTISTIKADKSEIGGNITGGKDTVINLTLGNDSVLKGNIGNIDTDDNTGKLIASITKSSIANIKNSNKDSTLSFTDMTGKSVGNIDFAGKFEGGTFDNSQIQKLTLNGESSKATFKNKSTVGDLSTSNGAGTFNLENSSIGNITSGGSATLKLSLTAQSNTKNITITGGEAEVTLQEGSLVLGGISVSGGSGSFAFSSNTDSINLSDITAYLASKNTLTEDTTSVSEDSHEDASPSLSASILRGAEESSSSSGVVSSPTSPSGSTEVSPTPNMDSVLAALKPQDILAYLSASGISAYGGPISVSNGGKHHTDFKDSLYLGGNISNSDASLDITLSFSDEFINKLKANTFTKALLYDGKGPEFSVSTQGENATSNIALAGNIKGIAHIEYQGGHTNLIFADSIAKNSDGSAAVFKGGENTSLNAADFNITNGVKVNGYTYTDGILVRLDALGAEHILKPYRNLFPTNTLTFHIDKITDPNVYSATISGIMVGSVDSLVSGSTADGSTSKSYQAVFEPDAAFIGKLNITDTHTSIALSQGSKLILQDSSTIHMLSSKENQPYVVDFKNLSTDTLLQNNTIIDLATGGTPAAASDVKSNYTTLNIVQLKDINNAVFRVSYNPIESKSDHLIIQKAVSSNTAAPVLKNYLQVFQNVPKDEKTHVYDLRDKNILVASVQNDTDGKPKLVFGSTSVVQQGYDNITTSFTTKVESDSTPNTATPAVSTPSEGSAGSEGALRSALSEGSSTPPSGGSGSGGSSTTTSSSSWTNYYIQNTQVAMNTKSEKLSQAAASTNYTIFLSNINDLNKRLGELRNNPYTQGVWARIFNGMSTSDYAQEITTYATNVQGGYDFGIPNTNGNSFFGVALSYGYNSLKSDNFSGKANLFEIGAYYSYVSGEGFYNDTILKYAFINNNLSIENNQKDTSLNSSSVSLGEEFGYRWYFTLKEQENTKHSLYLEPQGEFVLGYLGNGGFEQVNGNAFLDTSISNVLAFRGRVGGVIGYSLRTSGNQTDFRLGLSYVGDLIGSGGKMNFLTNYSSSSADLLSNQMGLVSVGINSILTDHWRVYADVDAGFLGTHYQQNYLVSIGGRYAFGKK